Part of the Oncorhynchus masou masou isolate Uvic2021 chromosome 24, UVic_Omas_1.1, whole genome shotgun sequence genome is shown below.
atgattgtggacttcaggaaacagcagagggaacacccccctatccacatcgatggaacagtagtggagagagtagcaagttttaagttcctcggcatacacatcacagacaaactgaattggtccactcacacagacagcatcgtgaagaaggcgcagcagcgcctcttcagcctcaggaggctgaagaaattcggcttgtcaccaaaagcactcacaaacttctacagatgcacaatcgagagcatcctggcgggctgtatcaccgcctggtacggcaactgctccgccctcaaccgtaaggctctccagagggtagtgaggtctgcacaacgcatcaccggggcaaactacctgccctccaggacacctacaccacccgatgttacaggaaggccataaagatcatcaaggacatcaaccacccgagccactgcctgttcaccccgctatcatccagaaggcgaggtcagtacaggtgcatcaaagctgggaccgagagactgaaaaacagcttctatctcaaggccatcagactgttaaacagccaccactaacattgagtggctgctgccaacacactgacactgactcaactccagccactctaataatgggaattgatgggaaatgatgtaaatatatcactagccactttaaacaatgctaccttatataatgttacttaccctacattattcatctcatatgcatacgtatttactgtactctatatcatcgactgcatccttatgtaatacatgtatcactagccactttaactatgctactttgtttacatactcatctcatatgtatatactgtactcgataccatctactgtatcttgcctatgctgctctgtaccatcactcattcatatatccttatgtacatattctttatccccttacactgtgtataagacagtagtttaggaattgttagttagattacttgttggttattactgcattgtcggaactagaagcacaagcatttcgctacactcgcattaacatctgctaaccatgtgtatgtgacaaataaaatttgatttgatttgatttgatttgttgggCAATAAGCAAAAGGATGCTGGTTTGAATCCATGAGCCGGCAAGGTGGTAAAATTTCCCGCTGTGCCCTTGAGCATTGCAATTAACCCCCAACAACTGGGTGCTGATGACATTGATTAAGACAGCCCCCCCCGCACCTCTGTGTTTCAGTGGGGTAGAGATGGCATAGAGaggcctctctgtctcctccctccctccctccctccctccctcccaggctcTCTGCTCTGTAACTCTTTTGTTTGTTTAAGAAACATCCCACAGGGAGAGCCATCTCCGTGCCTGACTGCCTGACAGAGAAATGGATTGACCAAAAAAGTATAAACAACAAGGGACATTtggaatagatggatggatgaataacaCCCTGGATGGATGAATAACACCCTGGATGGATGAATAATAGACTGGATGGATGAATAACACCCTGGATGGATGAATAACACCCTGGATGGATGAATAATACACTGGATGGATGAATAATACACTGGATGGATGAATAACACCCTGGATGGATGAATAACACCATGGATGGATGAATAATACACTGGATGGATGAATAATACACTGGATGGATGAATAACACCCTGGATGGATGAATAACACCCTGGATGGATGAATAACACTGGATGGATGAATAACAGCCTGGATGGATGAATAACAGCCTGGATGGATGAATAACACCCTGGATGGATGAATAATATACTGGATGGATGAATAATATACTGGATGGATGAATAATACACTGGATGGATGAATAACACCCTGGATGGATGAATAATATACTGGATGGATGAATAACACCCTGGATGGATGAATAACACCCTGGATGGATGAATAACACTGGATGGATGAATAATACACTGGATGGATGAATAATACACTGGATGGATGAATAACACCCTGGATGGATGAATAATATACTGGATGGATGAATAACACTGGATGGATGAATAACACCCTGGATGGATGAATAATATACTGGATGGATGAATAACACCCTGGATGGATGAATAACACCCTGGATGGATGAATAACACTGGATGGATGAATAATACACTGGATGGATGAATAATACACTGGATGGATGAATAACACTGGATGGATGAATAATACACTGGATGGATGAATAACACCCTGGATGGATGAATAATACACTGGATGGATGAATAATACCCTGGATGGATGAATAACACCCTGGATGGATGAATAATACACTGGATGGATGAATAATATACTGGATGGATGAATAATACACTGGATGGATGAATAACACCCTGGATGGATGAATAATACACTGGATGGATGAATAATACACTGGATGGATGAATAACACCCTGGATGGATGAATAATACACTGGATGGATGAATAACACCCTGGATGGATGAATAACACCCTGGATGGATGAATAACACTGGATGGATGAATAATACACTGGATGGATGAATAGCAGCCTGGATGGATGAATAACACCCTGGATGGATGAATAACACCCTGGATGGATGAATAATACACTGGATGGATGAATAATACACTGGATGGATGAATAACACTGGATGGATGAATAATACACTGGATGGATGAATAACAGCCTGGATGGATGAATAACACCCTGGATGGATGAATAACACTGGATGGATGAATAATACACTGGATGGATGAATAATAGCCTGGATGGATGAATAACACCCTGGATGGATGAATAATACACTGGATGGATGAATAACACCCTGGATGGATGAATAACACCCTGGATGGATGAATAACACCCTGGAGGGATGAATACCACCCTGGATGGATGAATAACACCCTGGATGGATGAATAATACACTGGATGGATGAATAATACACTGGATGGATGAATAACACCCTGGATGGATGAATAACACCCTGGATGGATGAATAGTACACTGGATGGATGAATAACACCCTGGATGGATGAATAACACCCTGGATGGATGAATAACACTGGATGGATGAATAATACACTGGATGGATGAATAATACACTGGATGGATGAATAACACCCTGGATGGATGAATAACACCCTGGATGGATGAATAACACCCTGGATGGATGAATAACACACTGGATGGATGAATAGTACACTGGATGGATGAATAACACCCTGGATGGATGAATAACACCCTGGATGGATGAATAACACCCTGGATGGATGAATAATATACTGGATGGATGAATAACACACTGGATGGATGATACGGATGTAAAccgtacatattcttcatccctttacacttgtctgtataaggtagtagttgtggaatttttaggttagattacttgttggttattactgcattgtcggaactagaagcacaagcatttcgctacactcgcattaacatctgctcaccatgtgtatgtgacaaataaaatttgatttgatttaaaccaTGGATGGATGATACGGACGGATGAGTCGTTGgatttatatatttaaaaaaatatttattagTTTTATATTTGAaccttttccttttctgtttctaTTTTCACTCTTAAACTCCCAGGATCTTCTGGTAATATTAGTATGTAGTATCTCTGTTTGTGTCATTATTTTATATTAAGATAATGTAGTGATTAACACAGCCTGGAAGCTTTTGATTTCCACTGCAGGTCTGTTCCTCGGAGCTCCCTAATCAATAATACATTATGATGGTTCTTTTGCTTCCAGATATCCAACAGCTCCTTAATAATCTGAATCTACTGCCTGCCGCCGTGTAGCCCCTGATTTCTGGCCAGATATTTCTGGCGTGCCTGGTAACCTTAGTCCCAGAGAGATGAATCTTCGTGGGCCATCTGCCTACGCGGGGGCCCGTAGGGGCCAGGATCCGGGCTGGAGAAGATCATGGGAACCGTCCCATTGGGACGGACTCATGTCTGAAGTGGAGGTGGTGCCCCGACATACCGGTCTTACGGGATGTAACCCTCCTCGGCAAAAGAGCGCCAGAGATGGAGGGAGCCACAGCCAGAATCTAGACAGGTGTTTGCAGGAGTTGGAGAGAGTGCAGTGTCAGACCTATTTTAAAGGAGGAAGCCCAGTTAGCAGTCCTGGCCAAGTGTCCAAGGTAGAGCTTGtgcctccatctccccctcaACTTACCCCTGCTCGTACCCCTCGGCCGCACAGCGCCATCGAGGGAAGACGTCAGATGAACGAGTGGCTGTATGAGTTGGAGAAGATGCAGAGTGGGGACTATTTTGAAGGAAGCCCCACTGACAGCCCAGAGGTTGAGCCCCATCCGAAGGTTCATTTGGGTCGTACCCCTCGCCCGCAAAGCGCCATCGAGGGAGGTAGCCAGAATCTCGACAAGTGGTTACAGGAGCTGGAGAGGATGGAGAACGGGAGATATTTCGGAAACCCTGACCGAGCGCAGAGAGATCAAGTGCAGGCCCCTTTCTACGAAGGGACAGCGTCGATGCCAACCCTTCACAAGGAACCCGTTGGCTCTGGCCTGcgtcaccactaccaccaccccttgtccccatctctctacagCCGGGACAGGGACCTCTCCCCCTGTGGGACTCCCAGCCAGTGTGACAGTTCCCTGGGCAGCCAGGAGTCCCTCAGGCCAGGATTGTCCTCCGTCCCGGACCACAACGGTAGCTGGGAAAGGGCTATAATCAAGCAGGCTCCAGGGAAGGAGGAGGCTAAACTCAGCTCTCTGACTCCGGTGAGAGTGGGCTGGCTGCCCATCCAGAGAAGGGCCCTGTTGAGGGATGCTCCAGGCCCTGGACCCAGACATCCACACCTTCAGGTCAATGTAGCCAGACAGGTAAGACATGCTGCAAACAGGGCTgttctgttcctggagagctacactcCTGTAGTGTGGTAACTAACCTGGTTCAGCtaatcaaccagctaattattag
Proteins encoded:
- the LOC135513382 gene encoding uncharacterized protein LOC135513382; this translates as MNLRGPSAYAGARRGQDPGWRRSWEPSHWDGLMSEVEVVPRHTGLTGCNPPRQKSARDGGSHSQNLDRCLQELERVQCQTYFKGGSPVSSPGQVSKVELVPPSPPQLTPARTPRPHSAIEGRRQMNEWLYELEKMQSGDYFEGSPTDSPEVEPHPKVHLGRTPRPQSAIEGGSQNLDKWLQELERMENGRYFGNPDRAQRDQVQAPFYEGTASMPTLHKEPVGSGLRHHYHHPLSPSLYSRDRDLSPCGTPSQCDSSLGSQESLRPGLSSVPDHNGSWERAIIKQAPGKEEAKLSSLTPVRVGWLPIQRRALLRDAPGPGPRHPHLQVNVARQVRLKPAITPTFRKNPAEGNVIKAVVEGEVEKVEWSQPSINTVELRTRWLPDQAPSPSTQHQVTDQTPSPIRRLITALTPVCEALTVPFC